Proteins encoded within one genomic window of Agrobacterium cucumeris:
- the traG gene encoding Ti-type conjugative transfer system protein TraG — MTINRIALVVGPAALMILVVIGMTGIEQWISGFGKTEAARLAWGRAGIALPYVASAAIGIVFLFASAGAISIKQAGWGVVAGCSGTILIAATRETIRLAAFTKTLPTGKTVFAYLDPATSIGVGAAFMCACFALRVAFIGNAAFARAEPKRIQGKRALHGEADWMKPPEAAKLFSDSGGIVIGERYRVDKDSVAALAFRADSAETWGAGGKSPLLCFDGSFGSSHGIVFAGSGGFKTTSVTIPTALKWGGTLIVLDPSNEVAPMVSAHRGGAGRDVFVLDPRKSDMGFNVLDWVGRFGGTKEEDIASVASWIMSDSGGARGVRDDFFRASALQLLTALIADVCLSGHMDEKDQTLRRVRMNLSEPEPTLRKRLQDIYDNSGSDFVKENVAAFVNMTPETFSGVYANAVKETHWLSYPNYAALVSGRKFSTSDIAAGNTDVFINIDLKTLETHSGLARVVIGSLLNAIYNRDGKLEGRALFLLDEVARLGYMRILETARDAGRKYGITLTMIYQSIGQMRETYGGRDAASKWFESASWISFAAINDPETADYISKRCGMTTVEIDQVSRSSQARGSSRTRSKQLAARPLIQPHEVLRMRADEQIVFTAGNAPLRCGRAIWFRRNDMRACVGENRFHSMGGREKEGSNSASAVNAYETKPAVTSAAEEE, encoded by the coding sequence ATGACGATCAATAGGATTGCGCTCGTCGTCGGGCCGGCGGCGCTGATGATCCTGGTCGTCATCGGGATGACGGGGATCGAGCAGTGGATTTCCGGCTTCGGGAAGACCGAGGCCGCACGCTTGGCATGGGGGCGTGCGGGCATCGCGCTGCCCTATGTCGCCAGCGCGGCGATCGGTATCGTGTTCTTGTTCGCAAGTGCCGGCGCGATCAGCATCAAGCAGGCAGGCTGGGGCGTCGTTGCGGGATGCAGTGGAACGATCCTGATCGCGGCTACCCGCGAAACCATACGCCTTGCCGCTTTCACGAAGACGCTGCCAACCGGCAAGACGGTCTTCGCCTATCTCGATCCGGCAACGTCGATTGGAGTAGGCGCAGCGTTCATGTGTGCCTGCTTCGCACTCCGCGTTGCGTTCATCGGCAATGCGGCATTCGCAAGGGCCGAGCCAAAGCGCATTCAGGGCAAGAGGGCACTGCATGGCGAAGCCGACTGGATGAAGCCGCCAGAGGCGGCGAAGCTGTTTTCCGATTCCGGCGGCATCGTCATCGGCGAGCGCTATCGGGTCGACAAGGACAGCGTCGCGGCATTGGCATTTCGAGCCGATAGCGCGGAGACCTGGGGCGCCGGCGGCAAGTCGCCGTTGCTGTGCTTCGATGGCTCATTCGGCTCGTCGCACGGGATCGTCTTTGCGGGGTCCGGTGGTTTCAAGACGACGTCGGTGACCATCCCGACGGCACTCAAATGGGGCGGCACGCTGATCGTGCTCGATCCGTCGAACGAGGTCGCCCCGATGGTCTCCGCGCATCGCGGCGGAGCGGGAAGGGACGTGTTCGTCCTCGACCCGAGGAAGTCGGACATGGGCTTCAACGTGCTGGACTGGGTCGGCCGTTTCGGCGGAACGAAGGAAGAGGATATTGCCTCTGTCGCATCGTGGATCATGAGCGACAGCGGCGGCGCGCGCGGTGTCCGTGACGACTTCTTTCGCGCGTCAGCCCTGCAGTTGCTCACCGCGCTCATCGCCGATGTCTGCCTGTCCGGTCACATGGACGAGAAGGACCAGACGCTTCGCCGGGTGCGCATGAACCTGTCGGAGCCGGAACCGACCTTGCGCAAGCGCCTGCAGGACATCTACGACAATTCGGGTTCGGATTTCGTGAAGGAGAACGTCGCTGCCTTCGTCAATATGACGCCGGAAACCTTCTCCGGCGTCTATGCCAATGCGGTCAAGGAAACGCATTGGCTTTCCTATCCGAATTATGCCGCCCTGGTGTCCGGACGGAAATTCTCGACCAGCGACATCGCCGCGGGAAATACCGACGTCTTCATCAACATCGACCTCAAGACGTTGGAGACTCATTCCGGTCTTGCGCGTGTCGTCATCGGCTCGCTTCTCAACGCGATCTATAATCGCGACGGAAAGCTTGAAGGGCGCGCGCTGTTTCTTCTCGATGAGGTCGCCCGCCTCGGTTACATGCGGATCCTCGAGACTGCGCGCGACGCCGGCCGCAAATACGGAATCACGCTGACGATGATCTATCAGTCGATCGGCCAGATGCGCGAAACCTATGGCGGCCGCGACGCGGCAAGCAAGTGGTTCGAGAGTGCCAGCTGGATCTCGTTCGCCGCAATTAACGATCCCGAGACCGCCGACTACATCTCGAAACGTTGCGGCATGACCACGGTCGAGATCGACCAGGTCAGCCGCAGTTCCCAGGCAAGGGGATCATCGCGAACACGCTCGAAGCAGCTTGCCGCCAGACCGCTTATCCAGCCGCATGAGGTTCTGCGCATGCGGGCCGACGAGCAGATCGTGTTCACGGCCGGCAATGCACCGCTCAGATGCGGGCGCGCCATCTGGTTCCGGCGCAACGATATGAGAGCCTGCGTCGGCGAGAACCGGTTTCATTCGATGGGCGGAAGGGAGAAGGAAGGTTCGAATTCGGCGTCTGCGGTAAACGCCTATGAAACCAAACCGGCTGTAACCTCTGCCGCCGAAGAGGAATGA
- the traD gene encoding type IV conjugative transfer system coupling protein TraD, whose translation MARTMTSDARKKETREKIELGGLIVKAGLRYEKRALLLGALIDVARRIKGDEGERSRLTAIGAEAFGNDDQ comes from the coding sequence ATGGCGAGGACGATGACATCCGACGCCCGCAAGAAGGAAACGCGGGAAAAGATCGAGCTCGGCGGCCTGATCGTCAAGGCCGGGCTGCGTTACGAGAAGCGCGCGCTGTTGCTGGGCGCGCTGATCGATGTCGCCCGCCGAATCAAGGGTGATGAGGGCGAGCGATCCAGGCTCACGGCAATCGGCGCGGAGGCCTTTGGCAATGACGATCAATAG
- the traC gene encoding conjugal transfer protein TraC, translating to MKKPASKIRDEIAKLQEQLKVAETREAERIGRIALKAGLGEIEIEEGELQAAFEEVATRFRGGQGGGKGATNGGKKGAGDSSGATSTPADSSGAGAGSTGEA from the coding sequence ATGAAAAAACCTGCCTCGAAAATCCGCGACGAAATCGCCAAGTTGCAGGAGCAGCTCAAGGTCGCCGAGACAAGAGAAGCCGAGCGGATCGGCCGGATCGCGCTCAAGGCCGGCCTTGGCGAGATCGAGATTGAGGAAGGGGAGCTGCAGGCCGCTTTCGAGGAAGTGGCGACGCGGTTTCGCGGAGGCCAAGGGGGAGGGAAGGGCGCTACGAACGGAGGGAAAAAGGGTGCCGGCGATAGCAGCGGCGCAACGTCGACGCCGGCGGACTCCTCTGGTGCGGGCGCGGGCAGCACTGGCGAGGCTTGA
- a CDS encoding thermonuclease family protein, which produces MAAAFVKAPAQDSQSASFVICGDSHRTNCVVDGDTFWFEGKKIRIADIDTPELSPPRCEAERIKGEAAKSRLLTLLNAGKFSLSAGFRDEDKYGRKLRTVSRAGNSLGDVLIKEGLARPWDGARHGWCQGK; this is translated from the coding sequence ATCGCTGCGGCTTTCGTCAAAGCGCCTGCGCAAGACAGCCAATCGGCGTCGTTCGTGATCTGCGGCGACAGCCATCGCACGAACTGCGTCGTCGACGGCGACACCTTCTGGTTCGAGGGCAAGAAAATCCGCATCGCCGACATCGATACGCCCGAACTCAGCCCGCCCCGCTGCGAAGCTGAACGGATCAAAGGTGAAGCGGCAAAGTCGCGACTACTAACGCTGCTCAACGCCGGAAAGTTTTCGCTGTCGGCCGGCTTCCGCGACGAGGACAAGTATGGACGTAAACTTCGAACCGTATCGCGTGCGGGCAATTCTCTGGGCGATGTTTTGATCAAGGAAGGCCTTGCCCGGCCATGGGATGGCGCGCGACATGGCTGGTGCCAGGGGAAATGA